From one Anabas testudineus chromosome 21, fAnaTes1.2, whole genome shotgun sequence genomic stretch:
- the LOC113173271 gene encoding olfactory receptor 11A1-like: MDDELNVTYLTFGGHVEVEEYRYVYFVIILTMYILIIYNNMTIVYLIWIHENLHEPMYIFIAALLINSLLLSTNIYPKLLVDFLSEKQIISYTACLFQFYIFYSLVCSEFLLLAVMAYDRYVSICKPLQYPTIMTKQTVSIFLVLAWLVPACQVAVATAMSANEKLCSHVLQGIYCNNIVYKLQCMISIDRTIRDIIIMVNVGFLPLLFILFTYTRILVICYRSCREVRQKAAQTCLPHLIVLIIFSCLCIYDVIIVQLESHFPKIVSLIMTLQVILYHPLFNPIIYGVKMKEISKHLKRLLCRSPNELVS, translated from the coding sequence ATGGATGATGAATTAAATGTTACATATTTAACTTTTGGGGGGCACGTAGAAGTTGAGGAATATCgatatgtttattttgtaataatattaacaatgtatatTCTAATAATCTACAATAATATGACTATTGTGTACCTCATCTGGATTCATGAAAACCTCCATGAGCcgatgtacattttcattgcagctttgttaATTAACTCTCTCCTTCTCAGCACTAATATCTACCCAAAACTTTTAGTTgactttttatctgaaaaacagaTCATATCATATACAGCctgtctttttcagttttatatattttactctTTAGTCTGTTCCGAGTTTTTACTGTTAGCAGTCATGGCCTATGACAggtatgtgtctatatgtaaacctctgcagtatccaactatcatgacaaaacaaactgtcagtATTTTCTTAGTTTTAGCTTGGCTTGTACCTGCTTGTCAGGTTGCTGTAGCCACTGCCATGAGTGCCAATGAAAAACTCTGCAGTCATGTTTTACAAGGAATCTATTGCAACAATATAGTTTATAAACTGCAGTGTATGATATCAATCGATCGTACTATACGTGATATAATCATAATGGTTAATGTTGGCTTTCTCCCCCTTCTCTTCATACTTTTTACTTACACCAGGATACTTGTCATATGCTATCGAAGCTGTAGGGAAGTCAgacaaaaagctgcacagacctgtttacctcactTAATAGttttgatcatattttcttgtttgtgtatttatgatGTCATTATAGTTCAACTAGAATCACATTTTCCAAAGATTGTAAGTTTAATAATGACTTTACAAGTGATTTTGTATCATCCTCTCTTTAATCCAATTATTTAtggagtgaaaatgaaagaaatctctAAACACTTGAAGAGATTGTTGTGCCGAAGTCCAAATGAACTGGTATCGTAG
- the LOC113173272 gene encoding olfactory receptor 11A1-like has protein sequence MMMDLNLVNVTYIIFDGHVEVDKYRYLYFVILFTAYILILCTNSTIVCLIVIHRNLHEPMYIFIAALLVNSILFSTNIYPKLLIDFLSEKQIISYSGCLFQWFAYYSLASSEFLLLTVMAYDRYVSICKPLQYPTIMRQTNIRFFLTAAWLLPACQTAVPVGLSADAKLCNYYFKGIICSSTVYKLHCGSSRVLLVYGLVVSVNVIILPVFFILLTYTRIIIICYRSCREVRTKAAQTCLPHLLVLLNFSCLCAYDVLLVRLDTNFSKTVNLIMTLQIILYHPLFNPIIYGLKMKEIYKQLKRLFCLLKMV, from the coding sequence ATGATGATGGATCTTAACTTAGTGAATGTCACATATATAATTTTTGATGGTCATGTGGAAGTGGATAAATACAGGTATCTTTACTTTGTTATCTTGTTTACAGCATATATTTTAATACTCTGCACTAATTCTACTATTGTGTGTCTCATAGTGATTCACAGAAACCTCCATGAGCCgatgtacatttttattgcagctttgttgGTGAACTCTATTCTTTTCAGCACTAATATCTACCCAAAACTATTAATTGACTTcttatctgagaaacagatcatatCATATTCAGGTTGTCTCTTCCAGTGGTTTGCATACTATTCTCTAGCCAgttcagagttcttactgttgaCAGTCATGGCTtatgacagatatgtgtctatatgtaaacctctgcagtatccaaCTATCATGAGACAAACAAATATTAGATTTTTCCTGACAGCAGCTTGGCTCCTGCCAGCCTGTCAGACAGCAGTGCCAGTGGGGCTGAGTGCTGATGCTAAACTCTGTAACTATTACTTTAAAGGGATCATCTGCAGCAGTACAGTGTACAAACTGCACTGTGGCAGCTCAAGAGTACTATTGGTATATGGTTTGGTTGTTTCAGTAAATGTTATAATtctacctgtgttttttataCTTTTGACATATACCAGGATAATTATAATATGCTATCGAAGTTGTAGAGAAGTCAGAACAAAAGCTGCtcagacctgtttacctcacctgcTGGTTCTACTTAACTTCTCCTGTTTATGTGCATATGATGTACTTCTAGTCAGACTAGACACAAATTTTTCTAAAACTGTGAATTTAATAATGACCTTACAAATCATTTTATATCATCCTCTCTTCAATCCAATTATATATGGACTAAAGATGAAAGAGATTTATAAACAGCTCAAGAGGTTGTTCTGTCTACTGAAAATGGTTTAA